In the genome of Sphaeramia orbicularis chromosome 13, fSphaOr1.1, whole genome shotgun sequence, one region contains:
- the LOC115431761 gene encoding olfactory receptor 5F1-like, whose product MIINSTQVSYFILSAYFDTGMLKYLYFTIILCLYVLIILSNVFLIVLICVNRSLHEPMYLFLCSLFVNQLYGSTGLFPFILLQILKDVHTVSFSLCVLQIFCLYSYVQVEMINLTVMSYDRYLSICFPLQYHTRMTHNKIVVLITVVWVLSLLKIAIGRYMTVSLQLCGNIIDKIYCDHYSIVELSCSDTTDNNIYGLINAFISICVPVMLILYSYMRILKVCFSGSKQTRHKAVSTCTPHLASLINFTLGCCFEVVQRRFNMNHVPNTMRIFLSVYFVILQPVFNPMVYGLKMSKIRVKCNHLLCGKRHLDSES is encoded by the coding sequence ATGATCATTAACTCGACACAGGTTTCATATTTTATACTCAGTGCATACTTTGACACTGGGATGTTAAAGTACTTATACTTCACTATCatattgtgtttgtatgttttaatAATCCTGTCTAATGTGTTTCTGATTGTGCTTATTTGTGTGAACAGGAGCTTACATGAACCCATGTACCTGTTTCTGTGCAGTCTGTTTGTTAATCAACTCTATGGTAGTACTGGGCTGTTTCCATTTATTCTCCTTCAGATCCTCAAAGACGTTCACactgtttcattttcactgtgtgTTCTACAGATTTTCTGTCTTTATTCTTATGTACAAGTGGAAATGATCAACTTAACTGTTATGTCATATGACCGATACCTGTCCATCTGTTTTCCTCTGCAGTATCACACTCGTATGACACATAATAAGATTGTTGTGCTTATCACTGTTGTGTGGGTTTTATCCCTTCTTAAAATTGCCATTGGTCGTTATATGACTGTGTCTTTACAGTTGTGTGGGAATATCATTGATAAAATCTACTGTGATCATTATTCTATAGTTGAACTGTCCTGTTCTGACACCACAGACAATAACATCTATGGACTCATTAATGCATTCATTTCCATATGTGTTCCTGTCATGTTAATCCTGTACTCGTACATGAggatccttaaagtgtgtttttctggatctaaacagaccagacataaAGCTGTCAGTACCTGTACACCTCACCTGGCTTCACTGATAAACTTTACTCTTGGTTGTTGTTTTGAAGTCGTACAGAGGAGGTTTAATATGAACCATGTTCCCAATACGATGAGGATATTTTTATCAGTGTACTTTGTAATCCTTCAACCAGTATTTAACCCTATGGTTTATGGACTGAAAATGTCCAAAATACGTGTCAAATGTAATCATCTGCTCTGTGGTAAACGTCATTTAGACTCTGAAAGTTGA
- the LOC115431180 gene encoding olfactory receptor 52N4-like has translation MGSWKLLAICHPLQYHTQMTYGRVVQFTAVTWLFPFLSVVIVISLSSPLHLCGNIIDKIYCNNYSIVKLSCSDTTVNNIYGLMNLFITICVPVMLILYTYMRILKVCFSGSKQTRHKAVSTCTPHLASILNFAFGCCFEIIQSRFNMNHVPHMLRIFLSVYFITLQPIFNPLVFGLKMSKIRLVCSNVLCGKRHLDLI, from the coding sequence ATGGGTTCATGGAAGCTCCTGGCCATCTGTCATCCTCTGCAGTATCACACACAAATGACGTACGGTAGAGTGGTTCAGTTCACTGCGGTGACGTGGCTGTTTCCTTTCCTCTCAGTAGTTATTGTGATATCGCTGAGTTCACCTTTACATCTGTGTGGAAACATCATTGATAAAATCTACTGTAATAATTATTCTATCGTTAAACTGTCCTGTTCTGACACCACAGTCAATAACATCTATGGACTCATGAATCTGTTCATTACCATATGTGTTCCTGTCATGTTAATCCTCTACACCTACATGAggatccttaaagtgtgtttttctggatctaaacagaccagacataaAGCTGTCAGTACCTGTACACCTCACCTGGCTTCAATATTAAACTTTGCCTTTGGTTGTTGTTTTGAAATCATTCAGAGCAGGTTTAATATGAACCATGTTCCACATATGTTGAGGATATTTTTATCAGTGTACTTTATAACCCTTCAACcaatatttaaccctctggtttTTGGACTGAAAATGTCCAAAATACGCCTCGTATGTAGTAATGTGCTCTGTGGTAAACGTCATTTAGACTTAATTTAG
- the LOC115431763 gene encoding olfactory receptor 52D1-like — MIINSTQVSYFILSAYFDTGMLKYLYFTIILCLYVLIILSNVFLIVVICVNRSLHEPMYLFLCSLFVNQLYGSTGLFPFILLQILKDVHTVSFSLCVLQIFCLYSYVQVEMINLTVMSYDRYLSICFPLQYHTRMTHNKIGVLITVVWVLSLLKIAIGRYMTVSLQLCGNIIDKIYCDHYSIVELSCSDTTDNNIYGLINAFISICVPVMLILYSYMRILKVCFSGSKQTRHKAVSTCTPHLASLINFTLGCCFEVVQRRFNMNHVPNTMRIFLSVYFVILQPVFNPMVYGLKMSKIRVKCNHLLCGKRHLDSES, encoded by the coding sequence ATGATCATTAACTCGACACAGGTTTCATATTTTATACTCAGTGCATACTTTGACACTGGGATGTTAAAGTACTTATACTTCACTATCatattgtgtttgtatgttttaatAATCCTGTCTAATGTGTTTCTGATTGTGGTTATCTGTGTGAACAGGAGCTTACATGAACCCATGTACCTGTTTCTGTGCAGTCTGTTTGTTAATCAACTCTATGGTAGTACTGGGCTGTTTCCATTTATTCTCCTTCAGATCCTCAAAGACGTTCACactgtttcattttcactgtgtgTTCTACAGATTTTCTGTCTTTATTCTTATGTACAAGTGGAAATGATCAACTTAACTGTTATGTCATATGACCGATACCTGTCCATCTGTTTTCCTCTGCAGTATCACACTCGTATGACACATAATAAGATTGGTGTGCTTATCACTGTTGTGTGGGTTTTATCCCTTCTTAAAATTGCCATTGGTCGTTATATGACTGTGTCTTTACAGTTGTGTGGGAATATCATTGATAAAATCTACTGTGATCATTATTCTATAGTTGAACTGTCCTGTTCTGACACCACAGACAATAACATCTATGGACTCATTAATGCATTCATTTCCATATGTGTTCCTGTCATGTTAATCCTGTACTCGTACATGAggatccttaaagtgtgtttttctggatctaaacagaccagacataaAGCTGTCAGTACCTGTACACCTCACCTGGCTTCACTGATAAACTTTACTCTTGGTTGTTGTTTTGAAGTCGTACAGAGGAGGTTTAATATGAACCATGTTCCCAATACGATGAGGATATTTTTATCAGTGTACTTTGTAATCCTTCAACCAGTATTTAACCCTATGGTTTATGGACTGAAAATGTCCAAAATACGTGTCAAATGTAATCATCTGCTCTGTGGTAAACGTCATTTAGACTCTGAAAGTTGA
- the LOC115431181 gene encoding olfactory receptor 52D1-like — protein MARSFHEPMYLFLCSLFVNELYGSTGLFPLLLFQILKDVHMVSASLCFLQVFCLYSYGLIEFLTLSVMSYDRYLAICFPLQYNTRMTSNKVAMFTALIWFYPILINVIIVYGLTEPLHLCGNVIDKVYCDNYCIVKLACSDITANNIFGLCHVFGVIIFLIILIVYTYMRILKVCFSGSKQTRHKAVSTCTPHLVSLMNFSFGVFFEILQSRFNMTNVPSMMRIFLSLYWLTGQPFVNPLLHGLKMTKIRIVYKSLLFGKRM, from the coding sequence ATGGCCAGGAGCTTCCATGAACCCATGTACCTGTTTCTGTGCAGTCTGTTTGTGAATGAACTCTACGGTAGTACTGGGCTGTTTCCACTCCTTCTGTTTCAGATCCTTAAAGACGTTCACATGGTTTCTGCTTCACTGTGTTTCCTGCAGGTTTTCTGTCTTTATTCTTATGGACTGATTGAATTTCTGACATTATCTGTCATGTCATACGACCGATACCTGGCCATCTGTTTTCCTCTACAGTATAACACACGTATGACGTCCAATAAGGTTGCCATGTTTACCGCTCTCATCTGGTTTTATCCCATTTTGATCAATGTGATCATCGTCTACGGTCTGACTGAGCCTCTACATCTGTGTGGAAACGTCATTGATAAAGTCTACTGTGATAATTATTGTATCGTTAAACTGGCCTGTTCGGACATCACAGCCAATAACATCTTCGGACTGTGTCATGTTTTCGGTGTTATCATTTTCCTCATCATTTTAATCGTCTACACCTACATGAggatccttaaagtgtgtttttctggctctaaacagaccagacataaAGCCGTCAGTACCTGTACACCTCACCTGGTGTCTCTGATGAACTTTTCCTTCGGGGTTTTCTTTGAGATATTACAGAGCAGGTTTAATATGACTAACGTACCCAGCATGATGAGGATTTTTTTGTCCTTATACTGGCTCACGGGCCAACCGTTTGTCAACCCTTTATTGCATGggctgaaaatgaccaaaatacgCATTGTATATAAAAGTCTGCTGTTTGGAAAAAGAATGTAA